In Falco biarmicus isolate bFalBia1 chromosome 6, bFalBia1.pri, whole genome shotgun sequence, the following are encoded in one genomic region:
- the PNRC1 gene encoding proline-rich nuclear receptor coactivator 1: MVTTTAPPPFLARISAGTEDPRRLPSALLQRLRRGDSNCENQPSCCLAGPGGSARPALKRVRRRKGKIRPSPAGLLPSRYQQYQQHRAGLGRRTPLGTHGPGELRTRPAPTGSVAPGLVPAPPEEPPAPAPSRPAPSKPLRKEFLKNKMGKTEKAAIPYSQPVHGLHLCEQPKTNRQKSKYNVPLTKITSAKKIENFWQDSVSPEIIQKQEKKPLKNAENFRNAKSKKPITLTEASQKENYAGAKFSDPPSPSVLPKPPSHWVGGTAEPSDQNRELMAVHLKTLLKVQA, from the exons ATGGTCACCACGACGGCGCCGCCGCCCTTCCTAGCTCGGATCTCGGCGGGCACCGAAGACCCCAGGCGGCTGCCCTCCGCTCTTCTCCAGCGCCTCAGGCGGGGGGACAGCAACTGTGAGaaccagcccagctgctgcctggcgGGCCCGGGGGGCAGCGCGCGGCCCGCGCTGAAGAGAGTCCGGCGGAGGAAGGGAAAGATCCGGCCCAGCCCCGcagggctcctgcccagccgctACCAGCAATACCAACAGCACCGCGCCGGCCTGGGGAGGAGGACCCCGCTGGGAACACACGGCCCGGGCGAACTTCGCACTCGCCCTGCGCCGACAGGCTCGGTCGCCCCCGGGCTGGTACCCGCCCCCCCCGAGgagccccccgcgcccgccccctCGAGACCCGCGCCCAGCAAACCCCTCAGGAAGGAG TTCTTAAAGAATAAGATGGGAAAGACAGAGAAGGCTGCCATCCCCTACAGCCAGCCTGTTCACGGTTTACATCTGTGTGAACAACCAAAGACTAACAGACAGAAGAGTAAATATAACGTGCCGCTGACAAAGATCACCTCGGCAAAAAAGATAGAGAACTTTTGGCAAGATTCTGTATCGCCAGAGATAATtcagaagcaggagaaaaagccGCTTAAAAACGCAGAGAACTTCAGAAATGCCAAGTCCAAGAAACCTATCACCCTGACTGAAGCgagccaaaaagaaaattatgctgGGGCAAAATTTAGTGACCCACCATCTCCCAGTGTCCTTCCAAAGCCTCCCAGCCACTGGGTGGGTGGCACAGCTGAACCGTCTGACCAAAACAGGGAGTTGATGGCAGTCCACTTGAAAACTCTCCTGAAAGTTCAAGCGTAG
- the BORCS6 gene encoding LOW QUALITY PROTEIN: BLOC-1-related complex subunit 6 (The sequence of the model RefSeq protein was modified relative to this genomic sequence to represent the inferred CDS: deleted 1 base in 1 codon), translating to MVGRGYPELHREEGSSPGGDGAGRVDGKRLPGLCGLRWWRKSDPLLGEHGGGVRGAANSARCCYPSGARPLPPPRQSPYRDGPSPTPPRRAPPVSAKRRPRWPRPGQSEATQTLGATPASAGRPIRVGANSGRAPVPEPRPRSAKRADGTGGPPCESRWPIGRQTNSRGRAPARLAANRGGRKQAAARPLVGGDALAGRPASPAMEVPSLRPAAAAGLPAAAEGPSREAEGRGLDRDERSLEALSLAAAGGGAAAGRQLPEGRRATLASALELEGTVLREGRLTQFVANNLERRIRLSGAPRSEPPAAAAGGGGSIPAIDPGALQDVVALAGQVAAQVDELLRNVHCGLQALTALSVGCIQTYRDGVESLGEAADLSIRAMYALVARCEELDRAMQPVPALAKRIRDMKGTLERLEGLCK from the exons ATGGTGGGACGTGGCTACCCAGAGCTGCACCGGGAGGAGGGGTCGAGCCCAGGTGGGGATGGAGCGGGTCGGGTCGACGGGAAACGTCTGCCCgggctttgtgggctgagatggtggcGCAAGTCGGATCCGCTGCTAGGAGAACATGGCGGGGGAGTGAGAGGAGCAGCCAACAGCGCC CGGTGTTGTTACCCGAGCGGGGCACGCCCCCTTCCGCCCCCGCGCCAATCGCCGTACAGGGACGGCCCGAGCCCCACGCCCCCTCGCCGGGCGCCGCCAGTCTCGGCGAAACGGCGGCCCCGCTGGCCCCGCCCCGGCCAATCAGAAGCGACACAAACACTTGGGGCCACGCCCGCTTCCGCAGGCCGCCCAATCCGGGTGGGCGCAAACAGCGGGCGCGCCCCGGTCCCCGAGCCGCGGCCCCGCAGTGCGAAGCGAGCGGACGGGACGGGCGGGCCGCCCTGCGAGAGCCGCTGGCCAATCGGGCGGCAAACAAACAGCCGCGGCCGCGCCCCCGCGCGCCTCGCAGCCAATCGAGGGGGACGTAAACAGGCGGCGGCGCGCCCCCTGGTGGGCGGCGACGCGCTGGCGGGTAGGCCCGCGTCGCCCGCCATGGAGGTGCCGTCGCTGCGgcccgcggcggccgccgggcTCCCGGCCGCGGCGGAGGGCCCCAGCCGCGAGGCGGAGGGGCGGGGCCTGGACCGGGACGAGCGGAGCCTGGAGGCGCTGAGCCTGgccgccgccggcggcggggcggcggcggggcggcagcTGCCGGAGGGGCGGCGGGCGACGCTGGCGAGCGCCCTGGAGCTGGAGGGGACGGTGCTGCGCGAGGGGCGGCTCACCCAGTTCGTGGCCAACAACTTGGAGCGGCGGATCCGGCTGAGCGGGGCCCCGCGGAGCGagccgccggcggcggcggcggggggcggcgggtcTATCCCCGCCATCGACCCCGGGGCGCTGCAGGACGTGGTGGCCCTGGCCGGGCAGGTGGCGGCGCAGGTGGACGAGCTGCTGCGCAACGTGCACTGCGGCCTGCAGGCCCTGACGGCGCTCAGCGTCGGCTGCATCCAGACCTACCGCGACGGCGTGGAGAGCCTGGGCGAGGCGGCCGACCTCAGCATCCGCGCCATGTACGCGCTGGTGGCGCGCTGCGAGGAGCTGGACCGCGCCATGCAGCCCGTGCCCGCCCTGGCCAAGCGCATCCGCGACATGAAGGGCACCCTGGAGCGGCTGGAGGGGCTCTGCAAGTAG